From the genome of Lytechinus pictus isolate F3 Inbred chromosome 4, Lp3.0, whole genome shotgun sequence:
CCCAAGCGTCTGTTGTTTTTCATGTTGGTGACAGAAAGAATCATCGATTTCgaaggttttatttttttccgcGTAATTAAAATCATCTCAAAGATCGGAGGTCAAAATGCGAACCACTGTCTCTGACAACGAGTCATCATATATGACTTCATAAACAGGGCAGACTCACGCAGCAGGCCTACAACAAACCTAAGGGAAAATACAAACTTTGGATCTAGAAAACTTgtgtgaaaatagaaaaatccaaataacagatcaatgaaagcttgaaaaaaaatcgaacaaattataagaaaattatgaacatttgaatattgtgatcactaatgctatggagatcctcatattggcaatgcgacaaagatgtgtgatgccACTTGTGAACAACTATACCAgtacttttgtatatatttcaattaaactGCCTGTTTTTATCACATATATCAgtaaatcatgtattctttctataggagggcatgtaatacaaattttaaaaaaaattatggataaagagtgtgtatcaccataagaaagggctaaaaaatacattttggggTATTTTATGGTCCACCAACGGGAAAGTGccgtgtgacatcacacatctttgttgcattgccaataggagggtCTCCATAGCATtcgtgatcgcaatattcaaatgctcgtaactttctcattatttgtccgatttttctcaaattttctttgttcttattctttgattttttttgtttcaacaCAAGTCTGCATGTTCTAAACgattcattcccctttaaaatacAGAACAAACTCATGCAGAACAACCAACAGACATGTACAGAAACAACATTTGAAGATACAGTTATATGTGTCCAACCGTTTTATTACTTCTCTCGTTGACTGCTCATAACAGTAAGTTACATGAACCGTGAAATCTGATTGTTAATATAGTtactatatataaaaaaaacaaaaaaacatgaaaataacatgaaagattttcatTTCTACTATGAGAATAGGTATGAATGGCGGTCAAACTCGTTGTGTCGTGtactaaatttatttaaaaacacGGGGCGAAATATTTTACGTCATGTTTTCAACAGCcctatatttaaagaaaaaaaatcttgtgacgtcatcatttcgtTTGCTTCGAGGGGACTGGTGTgtttgtgggtgtgtgtgcgttTTGGTATTTCAGCATTTTCATGACCCCATTGTAGGCAGCGCATAATGACAAGCCTCcaaaaataacatttgaaaTCAGAAGTTGGTTCACATTGACCTGATCAATGTCCACCTAAATGCTTAATAAAATTACTTAAGTACTACCATCGAACTGGGTGCAGTTTTGCCTGGTTAATAACTGTTAGCGATCAAGCCAAAGTTTGAAACATGCCTATTTTTACTGATTTCATTGGCGCTTAGTGCAAATTATATGGCCACATCTTGGGCTCTATGAACCGATTCCATCCACATTTGGGTTACCTGTGTTATTTATCATGCATGCTCACTCAAGAAATGGTTACCAAAatgctgaaagaaaaaaaaagtgacgtCATCGTTTCAATGCTTATTTGCACAAATCTTCACCATTTGGTGTTGATTAATTGAATATGACAATATTGCGTCGGGAAATGCAATGTttatatttgaaatgaattaaatctCAATCTCTAATTAAATGATTTATTACACCATAGAATTAGATGCCACAGGAATATCAGGCTGTCCAAAATAGCAATGGTCATCTCGAGTTTTATTCAGAGTCTTGTAGGCCAATGTTTACCCGTAATTTTCTCGATGAACTCGTTATGCCTATTTATCAGTGTTTCTTTGATTAGTTTGGCTTAAACGTGATAAACGACAACAACAACAGAGGTCGACATGGTGAATGTATACTTTAATCTTATATAATGCTGTTTGGGTGACCCTGTGCTAACTAACATCCAGAGGATTCATTCGCACAACACTTGACTTCGAATTGAAAAAGAGGATCTACGGTTGGTCAAGGCAATCGCCTTTCATTTTCAGATCGGTCCCTCTAGTGACTTTGTACTGGTGTGATCCTAATGAAGGACGGTAGCTTGTCACTGCAACTAAAATACCGGCCGTAGATTCTACCATCGTTACCGACTCTGATAGCCAAGCATTCGCCGCTTTGTTTGGAACTTGACCCATCAACGAAGGACACTTTGCCGTAGTCGATCCTGCGGACCCAGAACCACACGTACCCGTTTGTTCTTGGAGTGATGCAGGCTTTGGCGAGGGCAGGTATGACACCCCCTTCCAGTTCGTTTTCAAATTGGATGTTCAGCAAACCAGTTCTCCATTGCCCTTGGTCTACTCCACCCAAGTATTCGCCCTCACACACTGCTTCATCCCAATTGTTGCAGCCCTTTGAGGCTTGGGAACGTGTCTGTAACTCTGGGTTAAATCTGTAAACGTCGTGACGACAATGAGAGATGCAAGAATAGTTACGTACTataattattttggtatttcAGGCCTTTACTCTTTTCTCCGTCAGTAAGCACTTATCCCCTCCCTTACGGACGTTAGTAATGCAGCCATTGTTCACTACCTTTCCCCATGAAGAGTTTCGCAATGACAGATAAAGCCTGCATTGTGGAATAAGTGCCTTTTTGATATTGGAATATGCCTTGTCCTAGTCCCCGGTCCTAGTCCTGGCCCAGTGGACGCTTATTTCAATAACCGGTTGTCATTGAATTGTGCGCCTATTTAACCCCGGCGCACACTTCAACCAGTTGCCATAATGATTTTCGGGGAAAAACgtgaaaaaacattttatataaGCGTTACAACCATGAAAGTCTCAACTATCAAACGGTTATGAATACTAAAATCGTGATTTGCGTCTATTGCGAGTCTCGGTGGGAACTAAAAGCGATTCAAATTAAAAACCGTAGTGACGTCTTATCTATCTAAAAGTTACTAGTAATAAGCCAATTTGACATAACTCCAACTCCAACCAAAACCTAAGGATTGAACATTTCGTCCGTCCATAACACATACTGGTTTCCAATGTTGTGACACTGTAGCCTCACAAACTTTGTTTATAACTCAAATTGTTGGtctattccattaaaaaatcCTTTAAAAGTTATAGCAAGTAGCAGGAATAATTAGCCTTTGATCTGTAGTAAGTTGGTAAGGGATCTTGGGGTGATGTAAGTCTACATTCAAGATTAGACAAATGAGGAGGCTACTCGGCCATACCACAACTGCTATACTTGCCTATGCTTTTGCATCCCCCCTTTGATTATTGCAATTCTGCTCTTCCTGGAAACCCACTCTCATCATGCTCACATTTCGGATTTTTCGCATTTACTAGGGAgacactctctacaacgcatcaattcctttgaaaatgcaagtcaatcaAAATGGAGAgcgagaggcttttgtcgaaagtgatggaccgggacagcatcggaatcttttgactctggacaacgacatatttgcaattgtacgtctggtgcaaatcttcggacaatctgctgtcccagtccaccaactttcgacaaaagcctctcagctcccCATTGtaattttaattgcattttcaaaggaatcgatgcgttgtagagagtttccctttggtaaatgcgaaaagtcccTATTTACGCCCACTCCAAAGCATCCAAAATACCGCTGCAAGACTTGTTACtctttcaagaaaatcttaATCTATTACACCAATTCTGAAATAACTTTATTAGCTTCCAATACACCAGCGcatcattttcaaagttctttTCATGACGTATAAAATCATCAGTGGCCTAGCTCCTGAATATCTCTCTAACCCCAACTCTCTCCGCTCTTCTAGCTCACTCGTACCACTTCGTTCTTCAACAACATTGAAGCTCACTCTCGGACTCCGAAAAATTCCAGTTACGGCGATCAAATCCAGTGCAATAAACTACCATCTTACATCCATAATGCCAACTCCCTGGATCAATTTAAGACCTTGCTAACGCCCACTTTTTTATCTCTAGATAGCAGTTGTGGGTCGGTGTATACGGAGGTGTACTTCTTAGTTTCGTTtcgttggttttttttttttgttctgaatTTGACAAGATTATTTTTCCGGTAATTTATAGTTGATAGACAGAAAACTGAGCGCTTAGAAAGACCCTTATTAAGCGCCCTACAATCCTTACTATAATTTGGCTAATCTTGTGTGTCCTTCCGTGTGTTTGAAATCGATTTTCTCCGTGGTTTTCCACTCAATccagttggatttttttctaaacatGGTAAATTGTTTGCATATTGTCATATAAAGTATATTgacgaaggtttgaggaaaacaTATCAAAgaacaaaacagttattataatcttaattatttgatttgtgtcaTCATTAtgtgagcagctttcctacatatcgtacagtaaagaaacaatgaaaggtcagaaaattgaaaatggtttttatcaTACCTTTAGTATATTatacacaaatcatttcacacccgctcctaaaaagaaaatgaaaatccataaggtcatcacgaaccattgaacaatgaaatttatgcattatgACATATGGGGCAGATGCTCGTTTATAAcgtcaaacattaaaaaattgaatttttaataaCTTCCTTAATCTTTATTGGATTTTACCTCAAACCTtcacgaattttttttttctgctatttttacagcaAAGTTTTTGTTAGGGTgtacttcccctttaattaatatgtcttttttatttttgttattagtaAGTGAAGTTTATGCTGACATCGTGTTGTTGTATTCATTATGACTATATTgttaatatatataaatgattttgtatatTGCATAATTGTGTAAGCACATTTGATATCATGTATTCTAGGCCTATATTATTTTGAACGCACTAGTCATAGtagtaaaaacaaacaaataggCATTATGAAGAAATATATTTAATATAAAGAAGCGTATTTTTGACAGCTTTCCCCCAAAACGTCCAGTTTTGGTTGATACGCTTTGTACATATAGCGTTGAATTTTGTTGACAAAATGTGTCAAAACAACACTCACCTGTACACCATTCCTGGTACCCCTCGGTCACTCCAGCACGTCAAGGAGCCACTTTCACCATAAACCCAAGAGTCTCTACCCGATGCTTTACTGCAGTCACAGGCGGGTCGGGGATGATCGCTGGTCCACTTCGGCCAACACCCTGGAAAGTTTTGGTCACCGAGATTTGCAGAGACGACACCAACTCCCACCAGCAGGAGAGCGATTGCTACTTGCCACGTCATGTTGTTGTCTGCCTCAACGAGAAGAATAAAGATGTTGATCGCAAGACTGATCCGAAGCAAAATGATCTGGAATCCGTCCGAAATGATTAGATATAATATCAAAGATATAGGGTTTCGAGATAATTGCCTGAACCTAAATAACATCTGTTCTGTTTGTTAGCCAGACCATGCAGACGCCAGCCTTGGAGGAACGGTcgatttctttagttttttgtgtgtatatagacgtatgattaaaataattggtCAGCACACACTAGATCAACTACCCAAGGTCGAAAGTTCTGTGAAGGTGTAACCTTCGCCTCTACCGGAAGGTCGTAACTGTATTCTAAACCCACAGAATTGGGGCGAATGCATTTAAACTCTGCTACACATTTAGCGTCGAAATATGCCTTTTGATTTTcttgacaattaaaaaaaaatctttttacttcatttcatttattcagtgCTGTGTGAGAGCACAAACTATTTCAAGCAGAATTATCCAGATACAAGAAGATGACGGCTCCATACACGAATATTCTCTCGTGTggctgcgggggggggggggggtcattgcCATTGGACAGTGGATAGCATCGGCGACAAAGAAAAGGGATTGTTTTTACGAGTAGGCGCGAAATGCAAATAGAGTGTAAAAACGcctaaattagaaaaaaaatccccccTAAATCACGATGGCCTGAAAAGCAAAATAGAGTATGTAATTTGCACCAACATCGACAGTAAGCCCATCTATCCCCCAAACTGTACCAACGACAACAAAATATCAACACACAGCATACGTTTAGTGCTTGCAGCAGTTGCCCCCAGTCGTCACTCCCAAGTCCAGTCATTTAATGAGAGTGAGACCCCCGTGCACAAAATCACTTGTTATCCAATGAAGATGTTGACTTCGCTGAAGGCTCGATCTCATGTTGATTCTGGCATagaccttctttttttcctgTATTTTTTGCAGTAGGCGCGGAACGcgaataaaatgttaaaaacgaCTGAAGCCCCCTAAATCACGATGGCCTAAAACGTGCATAGTATGGAAGGGCCACCCATGATTATATTCAGATAATCatcttgtcatgtctacatcctgtgggagagatgatctcATGACAAGACCTTGGATCTAGTCATGTCAACATcctgatcagatgacaagatcttggatctagTCATGTCGAGATCCTGTGAAAGAGATggtgagatgacaagatctcggatccAAGATCttatcatctgatcatctcttctacgggatgtagacatgacgagatccaagatcttgtcatctgatcatctctcccacaggatgaaGACATGACAAGATGATTATCTGAACATCTGgatggcacttttaagcttccatactaTGCACGTTTTAGGCCATCGTGATTTAGGGGGCTTCAGTCTTTTTTGTCATTCCTCTGGATAACAAAATTATCGTGGTAAAATTACTTTGGTAGGTAAGTCttaagaagaaaacaaagtAGGTTCCTATACTTATTTATCATTTAAGTTATTTGATCTAAAGCTTTGAGTCTTTGAGACAACGAGCAATCACTCCAAAGGAAATGCATGTATGTCTATGAAAATATCTGCGCATGcgcagattattatttttttgtttcgaAATCTACCTTTACTTTTCATCTTTCGAATCGAAAACTCTTTATTTCTAagaattgaaaaacaaaaacttttcaatattttgtttttttctatttgttatgtttttttttatttttttttatattttaattgtcACTACCGGATTTGGTCAGTATACCGCCAGTATGCCTGCAGCTCTACCTCGTGCACTCATTAACAGTTCCTTTCAACTAAATTTGGGGTAGTGTGTTTCTTATCATGCTCAAACTATACATGCTATCCAAAAACgctgaaatgaacaaaaaatatgacatcTTCATTGCTTCAGCACTTTATTTACATAActgaaatttacatgaaaatgcGTATAAGTAACATTAATCTTGATTGGCCAGTCcgtttagcgattgatcgctaatctttgtgttacggagcgcAGGTTTATTACATATTGCGAACCCTCGTCTCGAGGAAAGGCTGTACATAATCATGCCCACTGGCCTAAAGAGGAggggggcagtggcgtaactacgggggggcgttccatgaaaggacttgttggacgttttatccgacaagtcccattttatccgacagttaccatagtaacagtacctctcagccaatcaacatcagagaaagatgtcagatctgacaacttgtcggatgaaaatgttgatgaaacaccccccaggggacacgtgcccccccccccccctccatcggCTGATAAAAAACGAGTGAAttgaaaagagggagaaaggaagagaatcaaagatgaaaaagggaaaaaggagaAATGCAATgagcatttattcattttggtttTCAAATATATAATAGAAAAGTTTAATTGTATATGTTGTACTTGAAAACGTTcctttttaagtcaatatacatcaAATATGTTTCCTTGCATTtcgagcttttattattttattcacaaaTCTTTTTTTCTAAAAGTGCTCCCCGCATCCCAATTTTTGTTAGTGAAACACGTATGCTCTttatgaattcctacaaacagtCCCTAAAATGTAACTTTTTAGGTCCGAATATCCAATGTTTCCAGTTCGCACTATTTTTAATAGCCTATATTGAATTCGGGCGTGACAAATGATTTGAATTTCGCGCCAACGGTAAAAAAAACGCGGCTCGAATGATCTTGTTGCCAAATTACAATTGCATGGAGGCAAAGTTTAAATCTGTTAAATAAATTTTGCCCTTCCTCATATTGGCAtccttttaaataaaatttaatattgGTTAATTTTAGTAAACCACTATGATGATATGTCACAAAAAATTGTGCTCACATGACCATAAACATACGTTAGCAAAAGTGTGGAGTGGTTAAATGATGGATAGAAAAACAGCAGAtgcaccataaaattcaccaaagtACAATCTTAGCCCAAATCTGTACTTATACACAATCCggaaaaatactttaaaacttgtcattttaattcaatctttgattactcataCAAAGCTTAACCGATCATTTTTTCAGAGGAATTGCTCAATGAGCGTAGAAATCCACTTGCGAAatattatatcacaaaattatcgcgttcaaaagttacagcattttTTATTAAGGGAGACATACTTTTTGttgagtttatatatatatatatatatatatatatatatatatatatatatatatatacatatatgggaatatatatatattcataacaaaattccaCTTTCTATCAAATGTTCCTGGGTGATAACTCTAACGTTACAGTAACATTAAagtgaaattttgatttttagaaATTTAGGGAATACACCCATGGCCAATATTCATTTCCATCTCAGGTCAGatagatatgaaaataatgagacGATAAATTGATTTTGTGATGTTAAAGATTGAGGCGCTCTAATAAACTACAGTGGGATTAAACGGgatatattcataacaaaatgaagattttggcaacatttttaaacatttcagaTATGTTTTAAAACTACCATAAAATATATGGGCTACTATTCACAATCTCTTGCCGTTAGTTTGAGATCCAACACTGCATTCATCAATTACAATTTCTTGTTTACTAGTGACATAATATGATTCCAAccatattccatttttttttcttcaaaaacgaatttttcatttttttgtattgtgaTTTCTTTTTATACGGTTCAATGGCCCCAAAGGCTGCCAAAGTCGCCCCGTGTCTTTTCGAAATTTTGTCTATTTCAGTTCTTAGATATTTGCCATTTTGATTCCCAATTGAGGCCAAAAGCGTTTCTACTATGAAGAAAACCCACTTTAATtcatttgaaaccacttagagacAAACCTTTTTAATATATATGTGTTACAAATAAAGAGGTGCTGGCACCTTAAAGTCTTCTtgctcaggggggggggggcgccgaactCACCCAgccattttcagtattttgcatatttatgaCAAAATCTTCCATTTTGGAGCCCCTGTTGA
Proteins encoded in this window:
- the LOC129258358 gene encoding uncharacterized protein LOC129258358 codes for the protein MTWQVAIALLLVGVGVVSANLGDQNFPGCWPKWTSDHPRPACDCSKASGRDSWVYGESGSLTCWSDRGVPGMVYRFNPELQTRSQASKGCNNWDEAVCEGEYLGGVDQGQWRTGLLNIQFENELEGGVIPALAKACITPRTNGYVWFWVRRIDYGKVSFVDGSSSKQSGECLAIRVGNDGRIYGRYFSCSDKLPSFIRITPVQSH